AGGTGGTAAGTGTTGTGAAAACCAAAGCGCATTAACACACCACTTCCTTGAAGGTAGACGGTATAGCCATCGACATCAGAAAATGCCGTGAGCCCCTCATAGAACTTGCCCTCGTCGGTTTGCTCACCATGTTTTTGAATATGTTCATAGACCCGCAGCAGGGTCTTACTGTCTATTTCGTTTTTCATCGAGGTTCTCACAATGTTGCTGTTGTTACTTATATTTTGGGGGTAAGGTGCGTAAAATCAACCAACACCTTCATTTGTTCAAGGAGGCCACAATGCAGGTCCAGGTTCTCGGTAGTAGTTCGGGCACACCGACATCAACGCGCAATGTCTCAGGCTACGCGGTGTTTCGAGAGGATAAAAAGCCTTGGTATTTGGTCGATTGTGGCGAAGCAACGCAGCATCAAATATTAAAAACCACGCTCAGTCTTTATCACCTTGAGGCGATATTTATTACCCATAAACACGGCGACCATTGCTATGGCTTGCCAGGGCTGCTTGCCTCGGCCGGGCTCAGTGGCCGCCAAGCGCCGCTTACCATCATCGCCCCACAGCAGGTGCTGGATTTTGTCAGTGCCA
This Pseudoalteromonas ruthenica DNA region includes the following protein-coding sequences:
- a CDS encoding DUF3081 domain-containing protein, which encodes MKNEIDSKTLLRVYEHIQKHGEQTDEGKFYEGLTAFSDVDGYTVYLQGSGVLMRFGFHNTYHLDYQSDKNKEDFIKKIEAIAKQA